GACGAGAGCGGCAGCGACCATGAGGGAAGCGGCACGCGGAAGCCGCTGCTGCTCAAGAACACGGGCAGCTGGTACAGGATGGTGGGGTCGTCGTCGCGGCAGATAGTCGGCGCCTCCTCCATGGCGGTGCTGCGCGAGTCCCACGTCTCGGCGCTCCTCTGCACGCTCATCGTCGCCCTCGGCCCCATCCAGTTCGGCTTCACCTGCGGCTTCTCCTCGCCCACCCAGGACGCCATGATCCGGGACCTCGGCCTCTCCATCTCCCAGGTCCCCCTCAACCAAGCTGCCCTGTCACCTCCTCCATGCTTGCTCTGCTTCTAGCTACTTCCTTGCCTAAAATGTTGACTAGCTTCGTCCGTGCGCGCTCTGCAGTTCTCGGCGTTCGGCTCACTGTCCAACGTCGGCGCCATGGTGGGCGCCATCGCCAGCGGCCAGATGGCCGAGCACATTGGCCGCAAAGGGGTGAGAAGTTTCGACCATTATTTTCTCCCTTTGACTACTACTTAAGCCAGAGTTAGGAGTTGACCTTGTACAATTAGTCTTGAATCTCGTGAGCTATTTAATTAGTTGCGTGTGGCACACTGAATTTGGAGTTGGTGTTGCAATTTTTTTGCAAATGAAGTATATAGTGAAAAAAGTTCAGGCTTCTGTTTTACTAGACTGAACTGAAGTTGCATTCGTTTACTCTAATGTGCTTGTTGTCTGATTGAAATTTCAGTCGTTGATGATTGCGGCAATTCCGAACATCATCGGTTGGCTCGCCATCTCCTTCGCGAACGTATGACATGATGCACCCGCATCTTTCCCAAGCATTTTTTCCGCACTTTTCCTTCATGCTTGCCGATCCGTGTTTTAATCTACAGGACTCGTCGTTTCTCTACATGGGACGGCTGCTCGAAGGATTTGGTGTTGGTGTCATATCCTACACGGTTCGTATAAAGTATCTTAAATGCGTATTTATTTTGTTCCTAGAATGTTCATGCCTCATGGCCTTATGCTTTCAGAGTTTTTAGTACTTCTCAGCTGctaaaaaatgttcagaaaagaAAGAGCAACTGATATGTCAATATATTGGGTGCAGAATGGTCAATAGTTTATACAAAATTTATATTACTGTCGACACAGTATTGGACTAGTTATTAATACTAGTTACAACACTAACTGTTATGTATGAATTATGTGATGCCCTCATACCAGGTGCCTGTATACATAGCAGAGATATCCCCTCAGAGCACAAGAGGAGCGCTTGGCTCCGTGAACCAGGTGCGCCGCCTATTCTCACTAGTCACAAGTACATGGATTGTTCATGTCAAGCTCACCATGCAGTTGTTCATTATGTAGCTGTCTATCACCCTTGGTATCTTCTTGGCCTATGTGCTTGGCATGTTTGTTCCTTGGAGGCTGCTTGCAGTACTAGGTGATGCAACTAAACACCTACCATATTACTGAAATTTGGTCTTGCTGCTACCATTTTGCAGTTAATTTCTGATACTCTGTTTTTGCACAGAGTTTTCAATTAATTTCTGACACCCGGTTTCTGGTGCAAATATCTGCCATCCATTCTTTCAGGAACCTTGCCTTGTACATTGTTGATTCCTGGCCTATTCTTCATCCCGGAGTCTCCAAGATGGCTGGTGTGTACATGCTCAAGTTCGATATATGAAGCAGAGCATCACTCTGAAATCTGTAATGACATTCTTTTTATGCATCTGTCTTCAGGCAAAGATGAACTTGATGGATGATTTCGAGACTTCTCTGCAAGTTTTGAGGGGTTTCGAGACTGACATCACAGCGGAAATGAATGATATAAAGGCAAGCACTTGAACTCTTTTTCTCCCTCTTATTGACTTGGAAATCCTTCTGAAGTATT
This DNA window, taken from Triticum aestivum cultivar Chinese Spring chromosome 1D, IWGSC CS RefSeq v2.1, whole genome shotgun sequence, encodes the following:
- the LOC123183177 gene encoding sugar transporter ERD6-like 4 translates to MNGGGGDESGSDHEGSGTRKPLLLKNTGSWYRMVGSSSRQIVGASSMAVLRESHVSALLCTLIVALGPIQFGFTCGFSSPTQDAMIRDLGLSISQFSAFGSLSNVGAMVGAIASGQMAEHIGRKGSLMIAAIPNIIGWLAISFANDSSFLYMGRLLEGFGVGVISYTVPVYIAEISPQSTRGALGSVNQLSITLGIFLAYVLGMFVPWRLLAVLGTLPCTLLIPGLFFIPESPRWLAKMNLMDDFETSLQVLRGFETDITAEMNDIKRAVESANKKATVRFQELNQKKYRTPLLIGTGLLVLQNLCGINGILFYASRIFRAAGFTNSDLATCALGAIQVLATGVTTSLLDKAGRRMLLIISTAGTTLSLLAVSVAFFLKDNLPHDSHSDYILSMVSLVALVAYIITFSFGMGAIPWLIMSEILPVGIKSFAGSFATLANMLTSFGVTMTANLLLSWSAGGTFASYMVVSAFALVFVILWVPETKGRTLEEIQWSFR